A single region of the Gottschalkia purinilytica genome encodes:
- a CDS encoding DUF421 domain-containing protein — protein MHNHLVQDPIYIIRAFGAYFIAMIIVRIMGKRSIGELGPFDFVLMASIGDILAFIVLEKKVPFHDGVLVLITLGILEVGLSKLTLKSRKMAKIIEGGPTYLIRDGKVIEENLNKENISKDDITKELRKHGISNICEVKEGIIESCGKFTVILKEEEEPIKRKDIEIFGEGESSKYLDRRFSQMGKEIDRLNESINNLIIEIRNIKNKE, from the coding sequence ATGCATAATCATTTAGTTCAGGACCCGATATATATAATAAGAGCATTTGGAGCATATTTCATAGCAATGATTATAGTTAGAATTATGGGAAAAAGATCTATAGGAGAATTGGGACCTTTTGACTTTGTTCTTATGGCCAGTATAGGAGATATACTTGCATTTATAGTTTTAGAGAAAAAAGTTCCTTTTCATGATGGTGTCTTAGTCCTAATTACACTTGGAATTTTAGAAGTAGGACTTTCTAAGCTAACCTTAAAAAGTAGGAAAATGGCTAAAATTATAGAAGGAGGACCTACATATCTAATCAGAGATGGTAAAGTAATAGAAGAAAATCTAAATAAAGAAAATATAAGTAAGGATGATATTACAAAAGAATTAAGAAAGCATGGAATATCAAATATTTGTGAAGTAAAGGAAGGTATTATCGAGTCTTGTGGAAAATTTACTGTTATACTAAAGGAAGAGGAAGAACCTATTAAAAGAAAAGATATAGAAATATTTGGCGAAGGTGAAAGTTCAAAATATTTAGATCGAAGATTTTCACAAATGGGAAAAGAAATAGATAGATTGAATGAATCGATTAATAATCTTATAATAGAAATTAGAAATATAAAAAATAAAGAGTAG
- the zapA gene encoding cell division protein ZapA codes for MTDKKKVVVKINGQDFIVVSTESEEYVLEIATYVDENIKDILEKNSKLSNTMASVLAAFNIADRYYKKYSELEALRENVTEPLNELEGLKEELEENKNKMELLKSECNSYKDELLQSKRELEQLNKKIKKYEQSLSINEEELGNNQKIISDLQNKLFENQVELVQVKKELEEALKMIDK; via the coding sequence ATGACAGATAAGAAAAAAGTTGTAGTAAAAATTAATGGACAAGATTTTATTGTAGTTAGTACTGAAAGTGAAGAATATGTATTAGAAATTGCTACTTATGTAGATGAAAATATAAAAGATATATTAGAAAAAAATAGCAAATTGAGTAATACTATGGCTTCTGTGTTAGCAGCTTTTAATATAGCAGATAGATATTACAAAAAATATAGTGAATTAGAAGCATTAAGAGAAAACGTAACGGAACCACTTAATGAACTGGAAGGATTAAAAGAAGAATTAGAAGAAAATAAAAACAAAATGGAATTATTAAAATCTGAGTGTAATTCATACAAAGATGAATTATTACAATCAAAACGAGAATTAGAACAACTTAATAAGAAAATAAAAAAATATGAACAATCTTTATCTATAAATGAAGAAGAACTTGGTAACAATCAAAAAATTATAAGTGACTTACAAAACAAATTATTTGAAAATCAAGTAGAGCTTGTTCAAGTAAAAAAAGAATTAGAAGAAGCATTAAAAATGATAGATAAATAA
- the pheS gene encoding phenylalanine--tRNA ligase subunit alpha has protein sequence MKDNLINIKEKALLEIKDVNDLQALDQIRVKYLGKKGELTQVLRGMGGLSKEERPVVGQIANEVREAIEINIEASKNELKNKEKKARLELEKIDITMPGKDIKVGHRHPLITVMEELENAFMSMGFDIVQGPEVETVYNNFDALNSPENHPSRDESDTFYITDDILLRTQTSPVQIRTMKQSKPPIRIVSAGRTFRFDDVDDTHSPMFHQLEGLVVDKNVTFANLKDTIDMFIKKIFGSEMKTRIRPHYFPFTEPSAEVDVTCFKCMGKGCDSCSGTGWSMELLGCGMVHPNVLRNCGIDPNEYSGFAFGIGIDRIAMVKYGINNIRLLFENDMRFLNQF, from the coding sequence ATGAAAGATAATTTGATAAATATAAAAGAAAAAGCATTGTTAGAGATAAAAGATGTTAATGACTTGCAAGCTTTAGATCAAATAAGAGTTAAATATTTAGGAAAGAAGGGAGAACTTACACAAGTTCTTAGAGGTATGGGAGGCCTTTCAAAGGAAGAAAGACCCGTTGTTGGACAGATAGCTAATGAAGTTAGAGAAGCTATAGAGATAAACATAGAAGCTAGTAAAAATGAACTAAAAAATAAAGAGAAAAAAGCTAGACTTGAGCTAGAAAAAATAGATATAACTATGCCAGGTAAAGATATAAAAGTAGGACATAGACATCCACTTATAACTGTAATGGAAGAACTCGAAAATGCATTTATGAGTATGGGATTCGATATAGTTCAGGGACCAGAAGTTGAAACTGTATATAATAATTTCGATGCTTTAAATTCTCCTGAAAATCATCCTTCTAGAGATGAATCAGATACTTTCTATATTACAGATGATATACTATTAAGAACTCAAACTTCTCCAGTACAAATAAGAACTATGAAACAGAGTAAACCGCCAATAAGAATAGTTTCAGCAGGTAGGACTTTTAGATTTGATGACGTTGATGATACTCACTCACCTATGTTTCATCAGTTAGAAGGACTTGTAGTTGATAAAAATGTTACTTTTGCTAATCTTAAAGATACTATAGATATGTTTATTAAAAAGATATTTGGAAGTGAAATGAAAACTAGAATTAGACCACATTATTTTCCATTTACAGAACCAAGTGCAGAGGTAGATGTAACTTGCTTTAAATGCATGGGAAAGGGTTGCGATTCTTGTAGTGGAACTGGATGGAGTATGGAACTTCTAGGATGTGGAATGGTTCATCCAAACGTATTAAGAAATTGTGGAATAGATCCTAATGAATATAGTGGATTTGCATTTGGAATTGGAATAGATAGAATTGCTATGGTTAAATATGGAATTAATAATATAAGACTTTTATTTGAAAATGATATGAGATTTTTAAATCAGTTTTAA
- the pheT gene encoding phenylalanine--tRNA ligase subunit beta, with the protein MLVPVKWLKEYVDFEIDTKELADKLTISGSHVDSIDNINKGVENVVVGKILKIEKHPDADKLVITTIDVGSEQLQIVTGANNIKEGDVVPVAMVGAKLPGGIKIKKGKLRGVESFGMLCSADELGIPDSVVPKELKDGIYILDQDYELGKDIKEVLGLYGEIIDFEITPNRPDCLSIIGMARETAATLGVDIKYPKIEIKNEEEDINNFVNGVEVLDSDLCNRYYVRVAKDVVIKTSPYWMQRRLMEAGVRPINNIVDITNYVMLELGQPLHAFDLESLNGKKIIVRKANEGEKLVTLDGVERNLDESMLVIADDKEPIAIAGVMGGLDSEVTSDTKTILIESANFNGRSVRLTSKKVGLRTEASSKFEKNIDSNLVEIACDRVCQLIEETNSGKIVGGYVDIYNDKKEEKIIELSLDKVTRLLGISIEVNNVLDILNSLELKSEYKDGKIITRVPSFRSDLEIEADLVEEIGRIYGFDKINPEPLIGTLTKGSKSYSRSTEDIAKSFLTGLGLNEIMTYSFISPKSYDKIKLAPDSFKRKCVEIRNPLGEDYSVMRSTLISNTIDVLSRNYKHGVEKAWTYEIGNIFVPRQLPIKDLPYEIRTLCIGMYGESDFYTLKGVIENLLDKLGINDYEYVREENNDTFHPGRTANIVKDNHLIGTLGEIHPDVIENYGMKERCYIAEIDFELIVSLSNLERKYSPLPKYPAVTRDIALVVDKDILVREIEKIIKENGKGLVEDVKLFDVYMGSQIEEGKKSIAYSIVYRSKEKTLTDEEVVKVHDNILKQLEEKLHAALRS; encoded by the coding sequence ATGTTAGTACCTGTTAAATGGCTTAAAGAATATGTAGACTTTGAAATAGATACTAAGGAATTAGCTGATAAACTTACTATATCTGGGTCTCATGTAGATTCTATAGATAATATAAATAAAGGTGTAGAAAACGTAGTAGTAGGAAAGATACTTAAAATTGAGAAACATCCTGATGCTGATAAGTTAGTTATAACTACTATAGATGTAGGTAGTGAACAATTACAGATAGTAACTGGAGCTAATAATATAAAAGAAGGTGATGTTGTACCTGTTGCTATGGTGGGAGCAAAACTACCTGGTGGAATAAAAATAAAGAAGGGTAAGCTCAGAGGAGTTGAATCTTTTGGAATGCTATGTTCTGCTGATGAACTAGGAATACCTGATAGTGTAGTTCCAAAAGAACTCAAAGATGGAATATATATATTAGATCAAGATTATGAACTAGGAAAAGATATTAAAGAAGTATTAGGACTGTATGGGGAAATTATAGATTTTGAAATAACACCTAACCGTCCAGATTGTTTAAGTATTATAGGTATGGCTAGAGAAACAGCTGCTACTCTTGGGGTAGATATTAAATATCCTAAAATAGAAATAAAGAATGAAGAAGAAGATATAAATAACTTTGTAAATGGAGTAGAAGTTTTAGATAGTGACTTATGTAATAGATACTATGTTAGAGTAGCTAAAGATGTAGTTATAAAAACTTCACCATATTGGATGCAAAGAAGACTTATGGAAGCAGGAGTAAGACCTATAAATAACATAGTTGATATAACTAACTATGTAATGCTAGAACTAGGTCAGCCATTACATGCTTTTGATTTAGAAAGTCTAAATGGAAAAAAAATAATAGTAAGAAAGGCCAATGAAGGTGAAAAATTAGTTACTCTTGATGGGGTAGAAAGAAACTTAGATGAATCTATGTTAGTTATAGCTGATGATAAAGAGCCTATAGCAATTGCAGGAGTTATGGGAGGTTTGGATAGTGAAGTTACATCTGATACTAAAACTATCTTAATAGAATCAGCTAACTTTAATGGAAGAAGTGTCAGACTTACATCTAAAAAAGTAGGATTAAGAACAGAGGCTTCATCTAAATTTGAAAAAAATATAGATTCAAATTTAGTAGAAATAGCATGTGACAGAGTTTGTCAGCTAATAGAAGAAACGAACTCAGGTAAAATAGTAGGTGGATATGTAGATATATATAATGATAAAAAAGAAGAAAAAATTATAGAATTATCATTAGATAAAGTTACTAGATTATTAGGAATATCAATAGAAGTTAATAATGTACTAGACATACTAAACAGTTTAGAGTTAAAATCAGAATATAAAGATGGTAAAATAATAACAAGAGTACCTTCGTTTAGAAGTGACTTAGAAATAGAAGCTGATTTAGTAGAAGAAATTGGAAGGATATATGGATTTGATAAAATAAATCCAGAGCCTTTAATAGGTACATTAACTAAAGGTTCTAAGTCATACTCAAGAAGCACTGAGGACATTGCTAAAAGTTTCTTAACAGGATTAGGATTAAATGAAATTATGACTTATTCTTTCATAAGTCCAAAATCATATGATAAAATAAAATTAGCACCAGATAGTTTTAAAAGAAAATGTGTTGAAATAAGAAATCCTTTAGGTGAAGATTATAGTGTTATGAGGAGCACATTAATATCAAATACAATTGATGTTTTGTCTAGAAATTATAAACATGGTGTTGAAAAAGCTTGGACATATGAAATAGGAAATATATTTGTACCTAGACAGCTTCCAATTAAAGATTTACCTTATGAAATAAGAACTCTTTGTATAGGTATGTATGGAGAAAGTGACTTCTATACTTTAAAAGGAGTTATAGAAAATCTTTTAGATAAATTAGGAATAAACGATTATGAATATGTAAGAGAAGAAAATAATGATACATTTCATCCAGGAAGAACAGCTAATATAGTTAAAGATAATCATCTTATAGGAACATTAGGAGAAATTCATCCAGATGTTATAGAGAACTATGGAATGAAGGAAAGATGTTATATAGCAGAAATAGACTTTGAACTTATAGTATCTTTATCTAATTTAGAGAGAAAGTATAGTCCTTTACCAAAATATCCAGCAGTTACAAGAGATATAGCATTAGTAGTAGATAAGGATATATTGGTAAGAGAAATAGAGAAAATTATAAAAGAAAATGGTAAAGGATTAGTAGAGGATGTAAAATTATTTGATGTTTATATGGGAAGTCAAATAGAAGAGGGTAAAAAGAGTATAGCTTACTCCATAGTATATAGATCTAAAGAAAAAACACTTACAGATGAAGAAGTTGTAAAAGTACATGATAATATATTAAAACAATTAGAAGAAAAACTACATGCTGCTTTAAGAAGTTAA
- a CDS encoding TrmH family RNA methyltransferase, with product MSLQITSSSNHIIKTLKLLHKKRGRQKEKSFFIEGIRSVEQSIVSNADIKYIVYSDMLFDTKGGKELLEKIQTLGYDIYYITDKLFREISDTEHPQGILSVLSFKFYKLEEVLLKEKNFLVLLDRVQDPGNMGTIIRTCDAFGANGIIVSNGCVDIYNPKTVRSTMGSIFQVPIIEYEDIKDAIYDLKSKNIDIISTTLQSSDYCYNTDFNKNFALVIGNEASGISDFIVEASSSLVKIPMLGNAESLNAAIASAIIMYEVVRQRQNIVNGK from the coding sequence ATGTCGTTACAAATAACTAGCTCGTCTAACCATATAATAAAGACTTTAAAATTACTTCATAAAAAAAGAGGAAGACAAAAGGAAAAAAGTTTTTTTATAGAAGGAATAAGGTCTGTTGAACAAAGTATAGTGTCTAATGCTGATATAAAATATATAGTATATTCAGACATGCTATTTGATACAAAGGGTGGAAAAGAGTTACTAGAAAAAATACAAACATTAGGATACGATATTTATTATATAACTGATAAATTATTTAGGGAGATTTCTGATACTGAGCATCCTCAAGGAATATTATCAGTGCTAAGTTTTAAATTTTACAAATTAGAAGAAGTATTGTTAAAAGAAAAAAACTTTCTAGTGTTATTAGACAGAGTACAAGATCCAGGAAATATGGGAACTATAATAAGAACCTGTGATGCTTTTGGAGCAAATGGAATAATAGTTTCTAATGGTTGTGTAGATATTTATAATCCTAAAACAGTGAGATCAACTATGGGATCAATTTTTCAAGTTCCTATAATTGAGTATGAAGATATAAAAGACGCTATATACGATCTTAAATCTAAAAATATAGACATAATATCTACTACTCTTCAATCTAGCGATTATTGTTATAATACAGACTTTAATAAGAATTTTGCTTTAGTCATTGGAAATGAAGCTTCGGGAATATCAGATTTTATTGTAGAAGCATCGAGTTCATTGGTGAAAATACCTATGCTAGGGAATGCAGAATCTTTAAATGCAGCTATAGCTTCGGCGATTATTATGTATGAAGTTGTCAGACAAAGGCAAAATATAGTGAATGGTAAATAA
- a CDS encoding TrkH family potassium uptake protein: protein MKEKIRRLMLKPARVLVLGIAGIILIGAFLLNLPMASNDGQSIGFINSLFTATSAVSVTGLVVVNTAEHWTLFGKVVIILLIQAGGLGFMTLATLIAFALGKRISLKERLIMQEQLNQFSLSGIVKLTRYVIISTLIIEGIGALLLSTRFIPIYGLKKGIWFSIFHAISAFCNAGFDIIGNSIVPFVGDPIINLTICGLIILGGLGYTVYIDLTRNRSIKKSTLHTKVVLLITTLLIVIPFLFIFIVEYNNPKTLQSLSDGEKVLASFFQAVVPRTAGFNSIDVSGMTSASIFLVIIMMFIGGSPSSTAGGIKTTTFGVIILSVISVLKGNQDVEVYKKRIPNTLIFRALAVMSVGLLLVVSVTMALTLTENKPFLDLLYEVTSAFATVGLTRGVTPDLSLIGKILIILTMFTGKVGPLTLAFALASRQKECKGKYRYPEGKIMIG from the coding sequence ATGAAAGAGAAGATTCGTCGACTAATGTTAAAGCCTGCAAGAGTTCTAGTATTAGGGATTGCAGGTATCATATTAATTGGAGCTTTTTTACTTAATTTACCCATGGCTTCAAATGATGGACAGAGTATAGGCTTTATAAATTCTTTATTTACAGCTACATCCGCTGTAAGTGTAACTGGACTTGTAGTAGTTAATACTGCTGAACATTGGACTTTATTTGGAAAAGTAGTTATAATACTACTCATTCAAGCTGGTGGACTAGGATTTATGACATTAGCTACTTTAATTGCATTTGCTTTAGGAAAGAGAATATCACTTAAAGAAAGACTTATAATGCAAGAACAGCTAAATCAGTTTTCATTATCTGGTATAGTCAAATTAACTAGATATGTTATTATCTCTACTCTTATTATTGAAGGAATTGGAGCTTTATTATTATCTACAAGGTTTATACCTATATACGGACTTAAAAAAGGCATATGGTTTTCAATATTTCATGCTATATCTGCTTTTTGTAATGCTGGATTTGATATTATAGGAAATAGTATAGTACCCTTTGTAGGAGACCCTATTATAAACCTTACTATTTGTGGACTTATAATATTAGGAGGACTTGGATATACTGTATACATTGATTTAACAAGAAATAGAAGCATAAAGAAATCTACGCTTCATACTAAAGTGGTTTTATTAATAACAACATTATTAATCGTAATTCCATTTTTATTTATTTTTATAGTTGAATATAATAATCCGAAGACTTTACAAAGTTTATCTGATGGTGAAAAGGTTCTAGCATCATTCTTTCAAGCGGTTGTACCTAGAACAGCAGGATTTAACAGTATAGATGTTAGTGGAATGACAAGTGCTTCTATATTTTTAGTTATAATTATGATGTTTATAGGTGGATCTCCAAGCTCTACGGCTGGAGGAATTAAAACAACAACATTTGGAGTCATAATTTTAAGTGTAATTTCTGTACTTAAAGGAAATCAGGATGTAGAAGTATATAAAAAAAGAATACCGAATACACTTATATTTAGAGCTTTAGCTGTTATGAGTGTAGGATTACTTTTGGTAGTATCTGTTACAATGGCATTGACTTTAACTGAAAATAAACCTTTTTTAGATTTGTTATATGAAGTTACTTCAGCTTTTGCTACAGTTGGACTTACAAGAGGAGTAACTCCTGATCTTTCATTGATAGGAAAAATACTAATAATACTGACTATGTTTACTGGTAAAGTAGGGCCACTTACATTGGCTTTTGCACTTGCAAGCAGACAAAAAGAGTGTAAAGGTAAATATAGATATCCAGAAGGAAAAATTATGATAGGGTAG
- a CDS encoding potassium channel family protein, with amino-acid sequence MSLLKEFVVIGCGRFGESVAKNLYKQGYDVMAIDKDEEIIKEISEFVTHAVQADAIDENTLKSIGIRNFDVAIVSIGSDVQASIMATLIVKELGVKTVVAKAQNDVHAKVLYKIGADRVIFPERDMGIRVAHNLVSTNILDFIELSPDYSVIEIEALPEWEGKALKDLKLPNKYGINIMAIKHENNINISPYADDIVKKGDILIVIGHTEGLRKLEHHDI; translated from the coding sequence GTGAGTTTGTTGAAAGAGTTTGTTGTTATAGGCTGTGGTAGATTTGGAGAGAGTGTAGCTAAAAACTTGTATAAACAAGGCTATGATGTTATGGCTATTGATAAGGATGAAGAAATAATAAAGGAAATATCTGAGTTTGTAACACATGCTGTTCAAGCAGATGCTATTGACGAAAATACATTAAAATCAATAGGAATAAGAAACTTTGATGTTGCAATTGTAAGTATAGGATCTGATGTTCAAGCTTCTATAATGGCTACACTAATAGTTAAAGAACTTGGTGTTAAAACTGTAGTAGCCAAGGCTCAGAATGATGTTCATGCAAAAGTCTTATACAAAATAGGAGCAGATAGAGTTATATTTCCTGAGAGAGATATGGGGATAAGGGTTGCTCATAATTTAGTCTCAACTAATATATTAGATTTCATTGAATTATCACCTGACTATAGTGTTATTGAAATTGAAGCTTTACCAGAGTGGGAAGGAAAAGCTCTTAAAGATCTAAAACTTCCTAATAAATATGGAATAAACATTATGGCTATAAAACATGAGAATAATATAAATATATCGCCTTACGCTGATGATATAGTAAAAAAAGGTGACATACTGATAGTTATAGGACATACTGAAGGATTAAGAAAATTAGAACATCATGATATATAG
- a CDS encoding YqzL family protein: MINAKFFWQLFEKTGSIDAYLAYKRLNLS, translated from the coding sequence ATGATTAATGCTAAATTCTTTTGGCAGTTATTTGAAAAAACGGGGTCTATTGATGCTTATTTAGCATATAAAAGATTAAACTTAAGCTGA